In a genomic window of Bos mutus isolate GX-2022 chromosome 6, NWIPB_WYAK_1.1, whole genome shotgun sequence:
- the CFAP184 gene encoding cilia- and flagella-associated protein 184, translating into MDDHTGDPETEDGEVESLASRLSGIKASSVPRSPVEPVEPEPEPETKTVEASEEGAAAPKPAKSQEGLAVTEAAGEEGPGELESPAEAQEEAEPGEPREAGPEEPAEPEPEEPEEEEEEEEGEEEEAAAAEPGRKEVPSQVSLQQATAGKEEAAAAWGAEREGQVEEEEESEASEASEEGLEARVPRKDEDELRNLDEGLVLEPYDWSEEVRKQQEQQLRAELLEQYRALVVERGRYQRYNIYLQHKIFEALRKKKGVEAAAEAPGGDRGAEPEAPEKEQAYLRHLAVLEDLRKQEADDLRWYHHELDQLKLQCQEKVSRVDKEWRRFQALKKQVVMQAMGSCWMRGGRQVALREVEQIQALEDKKEKEMSTVRLENVQLKQSLVHFETRMRTQEDLTEGLLLIDFEQLKIENQTFNEKVEERNEELLKLRGKVTNNVQIITHVKEKLHFVDIENMCKKAELMDIEAQVAQKRDILTKTKQARDGLRLDNIRLNQKCGLLGKESLLRDMEEKVDRTEVLNQRLASLKHHHAGLVLSCKGVKQKIREAKAFLPS; encoded by the coding sequence ATGGATGACCACACTGGGGACCCCGAGACGGAAGATGGAGAGGTGGAGAGCCTGGCCTCGCGGCTGTCCGGGATCAAGGCCAGCTCCGTCCCCCGGTCCCCGGTGGAACCCGTggagccggagccggagccggagACGAAGACCGTAGAGGCTTCGGAGGAAGGCGCCGCCGCGCCGAAGCCGGCCAAATCCCAGGAAGGGCTGGCGGTTACCGAAGCTGCTGGCGAGGAGGGGCCCGGAGAGCTTGAGAGCCCGGCCGAGGCCCAGGAGGAAGCCGAGCCAGGGGAGCCGCGGGAGGCCGGGCCTGAGGAGCCAGCCGAGCCAGAGCCCGAGGAAcccgaggaggaggaagaagaggaggagggcgAAGaagaggaggcggcggcggcggagccTGGGAGGAAGGAAGTCCCGTCGCAGGtctccctgcagcaggccacggCCGGCAAGGAAGAGGCCGCGGCAGCCTGGGGCGCTGAGCGGGAAGGCCAggtagaggaggaggaagaaagcgAGGCGAGCGAGGCGAGCGAGGAGGGGCTGGAGGCCCGGGTCCCACGGAAAGACGAGGACGAGCTGAGAAACCTGGACGAGGGGCTTGTGCTCGAGCCTTACGACTGGAGCGAGGAGGTGCggaagcagcaggagcagcagcttcGCGCCGAGCTTCTGGAGCAGTACCGCGCCCTGGTGGTGGAGCGCGGTCGCTACCAACGCTACAACATCTACTTGCAGCACAAGATCTTCGAGGCGCTGCGCAAGAAAAAGGGTGTGGAGGCCGCCGCCGAGGCGCCCGGAGGCGACAGGGGCGCGGAGCCCGAGGCCCCCGAGAAAGAGCAGGCCTACCTCCGCCATCTGGCCGTCCTGGAGGACCTGCGGAAGCAGGAGGCCGACGACCTGCGCTGGTATCACCACGAGCTGGACCAGCTGAAGCTGCAGTGCCAAGAGAAGGTCTCCCGGGTGGACAAGGAGTGGCGGCGCTTCCAGGCGCTCAAGAAGCAGGTGGTGATGCAGGCCATGGGCAGCTGCTGGATGAGGGGCGGCCGCCAGGTCGCTCTGCGAGAGGTGGAGCAGATCCAGGCACTGGAGGataagaaggagaaggagatgagcaCCGTGAGGCTAGAGAACGTGCAGCTGAAGCAGAGCCTGGTGCATTTTGAAACCAGGATGAGGACCCAGGAGGACCTGACCGAGGGCCTGCTCCTGATAGACTTTGAACAGCTCAAGATCGAGAACCAGACCTTCAATGAAAAGGTCGAGGAGCGAAATGAGGAGCTCCTGAAACTGCGCGGCAAGGTGACCAACAACGTGCAGATAATAACTCACGTGAAGGAAAAGTTACACTTTGTGGACATAGAAAACATGTGTAAAAAGGCAGAGCTCATGGACATTGAGGCTCAGGTGGCCCAGAAGAGGGACATCTTGACCAAGACTAAGCAAGCACGAGATGGCCTGCGGCTTGACAACATCAGGCTGAATCAGAAGTGTGGGCTTCTGGGCAAGGAATCCCTCCTCCGGGACATGGAAGAGAAAGTGGACAGGACGGAGGTGCTCAACCAGCGCCTGGCGAGCCTGAAGCACCACCACGCCGGCCTCGTTCTGTCCTGCAAAGGCGTGAAGCAGAAGATCAGGGAGGCCAAGGCCTTTCTGCCCTCCTGA